In one Candidatus Hepatincola sp. Av genomic region, the following are encoded:
- the glnR gene encoding MerR family transcriptional regulator produces MPEKLTTKEHHTIGEVSKLLSVDQHVIRFWTSKFSDYICPIRKAGLRRYYSQKDIKLLSSIKDLLYDRGFSIKGVLLLLSEKKDLEKVKYNKGNIDSFSLNKTELEKIITKLDDLQNKLKKVL; encoded by the coding sequence ATGCCTGAAAAATTAACTACAAAAGAACATCACACGATTGGAGAAGTATCAAAATTATTAAGTGTAGACCAACATGTGATACGTTTTTGGACTTCAAAATTTTCAGACTATATATGCCCTATACGTAAAGCAGGTTTACGTCGTTATTATAGCCAAAAAGATATTAAACTATTATCTTCTATTAAAGATTTATTATATGATCGTGGCTTTTCTATCAAAGGAGTTTTGCTACTACTTTCCGAAAAAAAAGATCTAGAAAAAGTTAAATACAATAAAGGTAATATTGATAGTTTTTCTTTAAATAAAACTGAGTTAGAAAAAATTATTACAAAGTTAGATGATCTGCAAAATAAACTTAAAAAAGTTTTATAA
- the rnc gene encoding Ribonuclease 3, protein MVQLSNLEKTINYNFKRQEYLETALKHSSVSTKNNECMEFLGDRILGFIIAEYLYNNFSSKNEGYLAKFLSYVTSQVVLLKVTDDINLAKYINTQQHIKEDSLVADALEAVIAAIYLDSNMATTTSIVLNLWQPYLSNYNEEAIHSVFNPKSLIQEWAQKAKLGIPKYILIKKTGEEHSPIFYVSLEVQGYPKITATGSNVKTAEKNAALQFIKDNNISV, encoded by the coding sequence ATGGTACAATTAAGTAATTTAGAAAAAACAATTAATTATAATTTTAAAAGGCAAGAATATTTAGAAACTGCCCTTAAACATAGTAGTGTTAGTACTAAAAATAACGAATGTATGGAATTTTTAGGGGATAGAATTTTAGGTTTTATTATTGCTGAGTATTTATATAACAATTTTAGTAGCAAAAATGAAGGTTATTTAGCTAAATTTTTATCTTATGTAACTTCTCAGGTGGTTTTATTAAAGGTTACAGATGATATTAACTTAGCTAAATATATCAATACTCAACAACATATTAAAGAGGATAGCTTAGTAGCAGATGCTCTTGAAGCTGTAATAGCAGCAATTTATTTAGATTCTAATATGGCAACTACTACTAGTATTGTGTTAAATTTATGGCAACCATACCTTAGTAACTATAACGAAGAAGCAATTCACAGTGTTTTTAACCCAAAATCTTTAATTCAAGAATGGGCACAAAAAGCTAAATTAGGAATACCTAAGTATATTTTAATAAAAAAAACAGGGGAAGAACATTCTCCTATTTTTTATGTATCCTTAGAAGTTCAAGGTTATCCTAAAATTACAGCTACTGGTTCAAATGTAAAAACCGCTGAAAAAAACGCTGCTCTACAATTTATTAAAGATAATAACATATCTGTATAA
- the lepB gene encoding Signal peptidase I produces MNLKKFVKIIRLSKKEKKSPPKVSKGLKEKILDNTQSILIALLIALLIRSFLVQAFYIPSASMKPNLLEGDYVFVTKYNYGYSHHSLPFSIPLIPSSRIFYHQPQRGDVLVFKYPGDNSTDYVKRLIGLPGDKIQIINSVVYINDKPLKRTFEKTITINGVNFNVYKEYMVNKSYKIWQIKDFAYYPVQFFGPIIVGKDQFFMMGDNRDMSKDSRFKDVGLVPKANLVGKGFLIFFSIDGSFLQFWKWFYGIRFERIFNLIN; encoded by the coding sequence ATGAACTTAAAAAAATTTGTTAAAATTATACGCTTATCTAAAAAAGAAAAAAAGAGTCCTCCAAAAGTTTCTAAAGGTTTAAAAGAAAAAATTTTAGATAATACTCAATCTATTTTAATAGCATTATTAATAGCATTATTAATTAGAAGTTTTTTAGTACAGGCTTTTTATATTCCTAGTGCCTCTATGAAACCTAACTTATTAGAAGGAGACTATGTTTTTGTAACAAAGTATAACTATGGTTATTCTCATCATTCTTTACCATTTAGTATTCCTTTAATTCCAAGTAGTAGAATTTTTTACCATCAACCCCAACGGGGTGATGTTTTAGTATTTAAGTATCCAGGTGATAACTCTACAGACTATGTAAAACGTTTAATTGGGTTACCAGGAGATAAAATCCAAATTATTAACTCTGTAGTATATATTAACGATAAACCTTTAAAAAGAACCTTTGAAAAAACTATTACTATTAATGGAGTAAATTTTAACGTATATAAAGAATATATGGTAAATAAAAGCTACAAAATTTGGCAAATTAAAGATTTTGCTTATTATCCAGTACAATTTTTTGGTCCTATCATTGTTGGCAAAGATCAATTTTTTATGATGGGCGACAATAGAGATATGTCAAAAGATAGCCGTTTTAAAGATGTAGGTTTAGTACCTAAGGCTAATTTAGTAGGAAAAGGTTTTTTAATTTTCTTTTCTATTGATGGAAGCTTTCTACAGTTCTGGAAATGGTTTTATGGCATTAGATTTGAAAGAATATTTAATTTAATAAACTAA
- the spoT gene encoding GTP pyrophosphokinase (Guanosine-3',5'-bis(diphosphate) 3'-pyrophosphohydrolase) has translation MHINEFLSKIQVYKNNLDISLIEKACYFARDAHAGQKRHSGKDYITHPLQIAFNLIEYKLDLATIIAAILHDVLEDTAVTEEELKKEFGTEIFKLVLGVTKLSKFQFDAPEESKLENFRRFILAFIEDIRILYIKIFDRLDNMRTLNHIKKTEKRQRIAKETLDVYVPLIERLSLKSIKEEIENLAFAEADPASYKFILSQIDDLKTSSLNFFLKIQEEATKLLKKEKIEFTIEGRIKTPYSIWRKMRRKNLSFAEITDLYAMKIVVKDIPTVYRTLGIIHGNYKAIFSRFKDYISYPKSNNYQSVHTCILVKDKKVEFQIKTTEMDYFAKHGIAAHWNYKNPVLNKNLQEYKWLETLHKIITSHDSNIEDLYEYSRTAFFADEVFVFTPTGEIISLPKGSCVLDFAYAIHSQLGNRCARAIVDGKTTSILAQLKNGQKVEIITDNTKEPQAYWLPYVKTGLAKLSIKRFLKEKYRNDTTKQAYSILEYMFDKEKLTFYPEMVSKMVKILNIKKDSVFFESVIDGKINITNLISKLYPNLSPERTNNYKNAVSINLDIPDKDIHFAKCCYTLYGDTILSVLLPAKKVEVHHSDCNILLSNSNLPVVKTKWLPSNHYAYKVKVCIILKHEKGALLDIAKIVFSQDIQIHSIITEVEQQGQRKINMIVNLYDKDELKKLLKSFNTSKYVIDAYRLIN, from the coding sequence ATGCATATAAATGAATTTCTAAGCAAAATACAGGTCTATAAAAACAATCTTGATATTTCATTGATAGAAAAGGCTTGTTATTTTGCCCGTGATGCCCATGCTGGGCAAAAACGCCATTCTGGTAAAGATTACATTACCCATCCGCTACAAATAGCTTTTAATTTAATAGAATATAAATTAGATCTTGCTACTATTATTGCAGCTATTTTACACGATGTTTTAGAAGATACAGCAGTAACTGAAGAAGAGCTAAAAAAAGAATTTGGTACTGAAATTTTTAAGCTAGTGCTAGGAGTTACCAAATTAAGTAAATTTCAGTTTGATGCTCCTGAAGAATCTAAACTAGAAAATTTTCGCCGTTTTATTTTAGCTTTCATTGAAGATATTCGGATTTTATATATAAAAATCTTTGATCGTCTTGATAATATGCGAACTTTAAATCATATTAAAAAAACAGAGAAAAGACAACGTATAGCAAAAGAAACCCTAGATGTATATGTTCCTTTAATTGAAAGGTTATCTTTAAAAAGTATTAAAGAGGAAATAGAAAATTTAGCTTTTGCTGAAGCCGACCCTGCTTCGTATAAATTTATTTTATCGCAAATAGATGATTTAAAAACCAGTTCATTAAATTTCTTTTTAAAAATACAGGAAGAAGCTACTAAATTATTAAAAAAAGAAAAAATAGAATTTACCATAGAAGGGAGAATTAAAACGCCATACTCCATTTGGCGAAAAATGCGGAGGAAAAATCTATCTTTTGCCGAAATTACTGATCTTTACGCTATGAAAATTGTAGTAAAAGATATTCCAACAGTATACCGTACCTTAGGAATTATTCATGGAAATTATAAAGCTATTTTTTCAAGATTTAAAGATTATATTAGTTACCCTAAAAGCAATAATTACCAGTCAGTGCATACCTGTATTTTAGTTAAAGATAAAAAAGTGGAATTTCAAATTAAAACTACAGAGATGGATTATTTTGCTAAACATGGTATAGCTGCCCATTGGAATTATAAAAATCCTGTATTAAATAAAAACCTACAAGAATATAAATGGTTAGAGACTCTACATAAAATTATTACATCTCACGATTCTAATATAGAAGATTTATATGAATATTCTCGTACAGCTTTTTTTGCAGATGAAGTTTTTGTTTTTACACCCACTGGTGAAATTATTTCTTTACCTAAGGGTTCTTGTGTTTTAGATTTTGCCTATGCTATTCATAGCCAGCTAGGTAACAGGTGTGCTAGAGCCATTGTTGATGGTAAAACAACTTCTATTTTAGCTCAATTAAAAAATGGGCAAAAAGTTGAAATTATCACAGATAACACTAAAGAACCACAAGCTTATTGGTTACCTTATGTTAAAACTGGTCTAGCTAAATTATCTATTAAAAGGTTTTTAAAAGAAAAATACCGCAACGATACAACTAAACAGGCTTATTCCATTTTAGAATATATGTTTGATAAAGAAAAACTAACTTTTTACCCAGAAATGGTTTCTAAAATGGTAAAAATTCTAAATATTAAAAAAGATTCAGTATTTTTTGAATCGGTAATTGATGGTAAAATTAATATTACTAACTTAATTAGTAAATTATACCCAAATTTATCACCTGAAAGAACTAATAATTATAAAAATGCGGTATCAATAAATTTAGATATACCAGATAAAGATATTCATTTTGCTAAATGTTGCTATACCCTTTATGGCGATACAATCCTTTCAGTATTGTTACCAGCAAAAAAAGTAGAAGTGCATCATAGTGATTGTAATATTCTATTATCTAACAGTAATTTACCTGTTGTGAAAACTAAATGGTTGCCTAGTAATCATTATGCTTATAAGGTTAAAGTTTGTATTATTTTAAAGCATGAAAAAGGAGCCTTATTAGATATAGCTAAAATCGTTTTTTCCCAAGATATTCAAATTCATTCAATTATTACAGAAGTAGAACAGCAAGGTCAAAGAAAAATTAATATGATTGTTAATTTATACGATAAAGATGAACTAAAAAAATTATTAAAATCCTTTAATACTTCTAAATATGTAATAGATGCTTACCGTTTAATTAACTAA
- the acpS gene encoding Holo-[acyl-carrier-protein] synthase — protein sequence MKIETGVDVVNIPRIEKIYTKFSTKFLQRIFTEKEIELIKAKNYNSSYIAKRFAAKEALAKALGTGIGKISFLDIEIFKNKNSAPFFVLSSNLQKYLKNDRKWHDFSLSLSLSDDYPTAIAFVVILINKIN from the coding sequence ATGAAAATAGAAACAGGGGTTGATGTTGTTAATATTCCTAGAATAGAAAAAATCTATACTAAATTTTCCACTAAATTTTTACAAAGGATTTTTACAGAAAAAGAAATAGAATTAATTAAAGCAAAAAATTATAATAGTTCGTATATAGCTAAACGTTTTGCGGCTAAAGAAGCTTTAGCTAAGGCTTTAGGGACAGGTATTGGTAAAATTTCTTTTTTAGATATAGAAATTTTTAAAAATAAGAATTCTGCTCCTTTTTTTGTGTTAAGCTCTAATTTACAAAAATATTTAAAAAATGATAGAAAATGGCATGATTTTAGTTTATCATTATCACTATCAGATGATTATCCAACAGCTATAGCATTCGTTGTTATATTAATAAATAAAATAAATTAA
- the pdxJ gene encoding Pyridoxine 5'-phosphate synthase: MILGINIDHIATLRNARSEGYPNLLDLALIAVEAGANQITAHLREDRRHIKDADITSLKANLPVPLNMEMALTEEMVTIALKTKPYAVCLVPEKRNEITTEGGLDLITNAKRLKVIIPKLQNAGIKVSLFIDSMKEQLDAAYELKCNSIEINTGSYANASRNNIELEIAKIQKIAQNAKLYGLGVHAGHGLNFKNIPPIAKIPEITEFNIGHFLVSYALFVGFKNSVSEMRKIITSYKS; the protein is encoded by the coding sequence ATGATACTTGGTATAAATATAGACCATATTGCAACTCTTAGAAACGCACGTTCTGAAGGTTATCCTAACCTTTTAGATTTAGCTTTAATTGCGGTTGAGGCTGGGGCAAACCAAATTACGGCTCACTTAAGGGAAGATAGAAGGCATATTAAAGATGCTGATATTACTAGTTTAAAAGCTAATTTACCAGTTCCTTTAAATATGGAAATGGCTTTAACAGAAGAAATGGTAACTATTGCCTTAAAAACTAAACCCTATGCTGTATGTTTAGTACCAGAAAAGCGTAATGAAATTACTACAGAAGGCGGTTTAGATTTAATAACCAATGCTAAACGACTCAAGGTTATCATTCCTAAACTACAAAATGCTGGTATTAAAGTATCTTTATTTATTGATAGTATGAAAGAACAACTAGATGCTGCCTATGAATTAAAATGTAATAGTATTGAAATTAATACAGGTAGCTACGCTAATGCTAGTAGAAATAATATAGAATTAGAAATAGCAAAAATTCAAAAAATTGCTCAAAATGCTAAACTATACGGTTTAGGAGTTCATGCAGGGCACGGTTTAAATTTTAAAAACATTCCACCTATTGCTAAAATTCCAGAAATTACGGAATTTAATATTGGGCATTTTCTAGTATCATATGCTTTATTTGTAGGTTTTAAAAATAGTGTTAGTGAAATGCGTAAAATTATAACAAGCTATAAATCATGA
- the rpoZ gene encoding DNA-directed RNA polymerase subunit omega: MGRVTVEKCLENVDSHFDLVLLAAEQAKQISKGNIIAGGKKAFKTHVAALRMIEENQDSSKELKEQLIHRLNIANNDELTEDNLEASNGLLEEVVNSEFIIGESASVHEIEGDLADSGITTTDDNKN; encoded by the coding sequence ATGGGAAGAGTTACCGTTGAAAAATGTTTAGAAAATGTAGATAGTCATTTTGATTTAGTCTTGTTAGCTGCCGAGCAAGCTAAACAAATTTCTAAAGGGAATATTATAGCAGGTGGTAAAAAGGCCTTTAAAACTCATGTAGCAGCTTTAAGAATGATTGAAGAAAATCAAGATTCCTCAAAAGAGCTAAAAGAACAATTAATTCATCGCTTAAATATTGCTAACAATGATGAATTAACAGAAGATAACCTAGAAGCTAGTAATGGCCTACTAGAAGAAGTTGTAAATTCCGAGTTTATTATTGGGGAATCTGCTTCTGTACACGAAATAGAAGGTGATTTAGCCGATTCAGGTATAACAACTACTGATGATAATAAAAACTAA
- the lutP gene encoding L-lactate permease — MLLDFTLSVLPIISILIFVAILGIKPKYALLISNIYTVFIVYKHWHLSMLTISAVSFLGFLNMINIMLIVFGALLVLNLLKEVGAMNVMISAFYHISADRRIQTIVIALFFSAFLDGAASFGTSAALAAFMLVILGFPPILAALVSLLYNGGQVSFGAVGLPSTTILQLTKSQVAALGLNSQQYEQTFNLYTPLFLSFVLLIISIIAMFIVTRYSANPDNKNKEFFEILPFTIFSTLIVAVIYVITSVYVSIELPSLIAGLIGTPIIIAIVKSGFLIPENTFSFPNKAKWSDSWKASAKPHLDHNTVMKSNKVSAFKAWLPYTIIAILLLITRIDFFGLKTLLNIPKISYLNIFGVPNINFSWNYAYNPGLIPFIVIAIFISLYFKLNMKKTLSVWNFTLNQIAETTITVTLAMVLMSILMATNNNSVGLTGMLPMIAKGLVDSTGNFYIFISPLIGMLGSFISGSNTLSNTLFVNVQMSASYLLHINPAIMASLQNVAGAIGIIFTLKSVVIVSATISLKNKEVYLVKVGLLAAIICSVLLSLLVWFIVF, encoded by the coding sequence ATGTTATTAGACTTTACACTATCTGTATTACCCATTATTTCTATTTTAATTTTTGTAGCTATTTTAGGAATAAAACCTAAATATGCGTTATTAATTTCCAATATTTATACTGTATTTATTGTTTATAAACATTGGCATTTAAGCATGTTAACTATTTCAGCGGTTAGCTTTCTTGGTTTTTTAAATATGATTAATATAATGTTAATTGTTTTTGGGGCTTTATTAGTTTTAAACTTATTAAAAGAAGTTGGTGCTATGAATGTAATGATTTCTGCTTTTTACCATATTTCAGCGGATCGTAGGATTCAAACTATTGTTATTGCCTTATTTTTTTCAGCTTTCTTAGATGGAGCGGCTAGCTTTGGGACTTCTGCCGCTCTTGCAGCTTTTATGTTAGTTATTCTAGGTTTTCCACCAATTTTAGCAGCATTGGTTAGTTTATTATATAATGGTGGGCAAGTATCCTTTGGAGCGGTAGGTCTTCCTTCTACAACTATTTTACAATTAACTAAATCACAAGTTGCAGCATTAGGTTTGAATTCACAACAATATGAACAAACTTTTAATTTATACACTCCACTTTTTTTAAGTTTTGTTTTGTTAATTATTTCTATTATAGCTATGTTTATTGTTACAAGATATTCGGCTAATCCAGACAATAAAAATAAAGAGTTTTTTGAAATTCTACCATTTACCATTTTTTCTACTTTAATTGTTGCAGTCATTTATGTAATTACATCTGTATATGTTAGTATTGAGCTACCCTCTTTAATTGCAGGCTTAATTGGTACACCTATAATTATTGCAATTGTTAAATCTGGCTTTTTAATTCCTGAAAATACTTTTTCTTTTCCAAACAAAGCTAAATGGTCTGATTCTTGGAAAGCTAGTGCAAAACCACATTTAGATCATAACACTGTAATGAAAAGCAATAAAGTATCTGCATTTAAAGCATGGTTACCTTATACTATTATTGCTATTTTGCTTCTTATAACTCGTATTGATTTCTTTGGTTTAAAAACCTTATTAAACATACCAAAAATTAGTTACTTAAATATTTTTGGAGTTCCAAATATTAACTTTTCATGGAATTATGCTTATAATCCTGGCTTAATCCCATTTATTGTAATTGCTATTTTTATTAGTTTATATTTTAAACTAAATATGAAAAAAACTCTTAGTGTTTGGAATTTCACCCTTAACCAAATTGCTGAAACTACCATTACTGTAACCTTAGCTATGGTTTTAATGAGTATTTTAATGGCTACAAATAATAACTCTGTAGGTTTAACGGGAATGTTACCCATGATTGCTAAGGGTTTAGTTGATAGTACAGGCAATTTTTATATCTTTATCTCTCCTTTAATTGGTATGCTTGGCTCGTTTATTTCTGGCTCTAATACACTATCTAATACTTTATTTGTTAATGTACAAATGTCGGCAAGTTACCTCTTACATATTAATCCTGCTATTATGGCAAGTTTACAAAATGTTGCTGGTGCTATTGGTATAATTTTTACCTTAAAAAGTGTAGTAATTGTATCAGCTACCATTAGCTTAAAAAATAAAGAAGTTTATTTAGTTAAAGTTGGCTTATTAGCTGCAATTATTTGTTCTGTTTTATTATCTTTATTGGTTTGGTTTATAGTGTTTTAA
- a CDS encoding Metallo-beta-lactamase type 2 — MKKILLFILFTFLSISYVVANPTNKKIEIQKINSKLYLVKSYKEIINEYDSPKPFVVDSNSLIYIDDTNAYLIDTPWNEADMPILMVWIKNHNLHLKSAIITHFHDDKSTGIGYLSKHNISTYASKRTNALLLKHHKPLANHTFSTDNVILLKNKIEVYYPGKGHTADNIVVWLPQTKILVGGCLLKANEMTTLGWLGDSYPNEWAHSVKKVQAKYSNATLIIPGHGNIGSKLSIINHTLKLVNHYNANSHQG; from the coding sequence ATGAAAAAAATATTACTTTTTATTCTTTTTACTTTCTTATCTATATCTTATGTTGTTGCTAATCCTACTAACAAAAAAATAGAGATTCAAAAAATTAATTCAAAGCTATACTTAGTTAAATCCTATAAGGAGATTATTAATGAATATGATAGCCCTAAGCCTTTTGTGGTAGATAGTAATTCATTAATTTATATAGATGATACTAATGCTTACCTTATAGATACTCCATGGAATGAGGCAGATATGCCTATACTAATGGTTTGGATAAAAAATCATAATTTACATTTAAAAAGTGCAATAATTACTCATTTTCATGATGATAAAAGTACGGGAATAGGCTATTTATCTAAGCATAATATTAGTACCTATGCCTCAAAAAGAACGAATGCTTTGCTTTTAAAACACCATAAACCTTTGGCTAACCATACTTTTTCTACTGATAACGTTATATTACTCAAAAACAAAATAGAAGTTTATTATCCGGGTAAAGGGCATACCGCAGATAACATAGTAGTATGGCTGCCACAAACAAAAATTCTTGTTGGGGGTTGCTTATTAAAAGCTAATGAAATGACTACCTTAGGCTGGCTTGGAGATTCATATCCTAATGAATGGGCTCATTCTGTAAAAAAAGTACAAGCTAAGTATTCTAATGCTACGCTTATTATTCCAGGTCATGGTAACATAGGTAGTAAATTATCTATTATTAACCATACTCTTAAGCTTGTGAATCATTATAATGCAAATTCTCATCAGGGATAA
- the nepI gene encoding Purine ribonucleoside efflux pump NepI: protein MNNQIKANPLDVSFNHWSGVFSITLCVFILITSEFMPVSLLTPIASTLQITEGMAGQGIAISGAFAVFTSLFISVIFGNTNRKKVLLILTAIMVLSCAIVSISVNYFMYMVGRALIGIAIGGFWSMSAAVAMCLVQKKNISRALAIFNGGNALAMVIAAPMGAYLETIIGWRATFFSLIPLLMITLFWQWIALPSMPVKTNTRSVTGAFNVFKLMRRQVVIIGMLAISFLFIGQFTLFTYIRPFLEVVTQVNVPTLSYTLLVIGITGFIGTTFINIMLKWGFYTTLIVMPLLMACISVSLIIFGTKIAIVIVLLAFWGFIATSIPVGWWAWIPKTFPQEVEVGGGLMVAVIQLSIALGSTVGGILFDSSGYQITFITSAILLLIAALLAWKLSCVEEK, encoded by the coding sequence ATGAATAATCAAATCAAAGCTAATCCTCTTGATGTATCTTTTAATCACTGGAGCGGAGTTTTTTCTATAACACTGTGTGTTTTTATCCTAATTACTTCAGAGTTTATGCCTGTTAGTTTACTAACACCTATTGCTAGCACACTGCAAATCACGGAAGGTATGGCGGGGCAAGGTATTGCTATATCAGGTGCCTTTGCCGTTTTTACTAGTCTTTTCATTTCCGTAATATTTGGTAATACAAATAGGAAGAAAGTATTACTAATATTGACAGCAATAATGGTACTTTCCTGTGCTATTGTTAGTATATCAGTCAATTATTTCATGTACATGGTTGGACGTGCACTAATTGGAATAGCAATAGGAGGTTTTTGGTCAATGTCAGCTGCCGTTGCCATGTGCCTAGTGCAGAAAAAAAATATCTCCCGTGCTTTGGCTATTTTTAATGGTGGCAACGCTCTTGCCATGGTAATAGCTGCCCCAATGGGTGCTTATTTAGAAACTATCATTGGTTGGCGTGCTACTTTCTTTTCCCTAATACCATTATTAATGATTACGCTTTTCTGGCAATGGATAGCCCTACCTTCTATGCCTGTTAAAACTAATACTAGAAGTGTTACAGGTGCTTTTAATGTATTCAAGTTAATGCGTAGGCAAGTGGTAATTATTGGCATGCTAGCAATCAGTTTCCTTTTTATAGGACAATTTACCTTGTTTACTTACATACGACCATTCCTTGAAGTAGTAACACAAGTTAATGTTCCTACGCTCTCATATACACTTTTGGTTATTGGTATCACAGGTTTTATAGGTACCACTTTTATCAACATAATGCTCAAATGGGGATTTTACACAACATTGATAGTTATGCCATTGCTTATGGCTTGCATCTCAGTAAGCTTAATTATTTTTGGTACTAAGATAGCTATAGTTATTGTTCTATTAGCTTTTTGGGGTTTTATTGCCACATCTATTCCGGTTGGGTGGTGGGCATGGATTCCTAAAACATTTCCACAAGAAGTAGAAGTTGGAGGTGGCTTAATGGTTGCTGTTATTCAGCTTTCTATTGCCCTAGGTTCTACAGTTGGTGGGATTTTATTCGATTCTAGTGGATACCAAATAACTTTCATAACCAGTGCAATTCTATTATTAATTGCAGCATTACTAGCATGGAAGTTATCATGTGTAGAAGAAAAATAA
- the fda gene encoding fructose-bisphosphate aldolase class II: protein MLVTLRQLMDHAAEQGYGHPAFNISNLEQAHAVFRAARKTGSPAVIQFSRSARAYATDNFIKKMIEAIEVEYKEIPFAVHQDHGNSFATCLTAMQNSFSSVMIDGSLEADGKTIASFEYNSNITKKVVEAAHAMGVSVEGELGVLGSLETGKGDKEDGHGAEGVLAREQLLTDPKQAAEFVKITGVDSLAVAIGTSHGAYKFTKKPTGDILAIDRIAEIAKATGGTHLVMHGSSSVPQKYQDMINEFGGKIPQTFGVPVEEIQKGIKSGVRKVNIDTDLRMTCTAVMRKEFFQNPSDFDPRKYLGAAIKAMQELCEERYEAFYATNKISSFKGKSLQEMIPFYEK from the coding sequence ATGTTAGTTACATTAAGACAGCTAATGGATCACGCTGCCGAACAAGGTTACGGGCACCCTGCATTTAATATTTCAAATTTAGAACAGGCTCATGCAGTTTTTCGTGCAGCTAGAAAGACAGGTTCACCTGCCGTGATTCAATTCAGTAGAAGTGCTAGAGCTTATGCTACTGATAATTTTATAAAAAAAATGATTGAAGCCATTGAAGTTGAATACAAAGAAATCCCCTTTGCAGTACATCAAGACCACGGTAATTCTTTTGCTACTTGTTTAACGGCTATGCAAAATAGCTTTTCTTCAGTAATGATAGATGGTTCTTTAGAAGCTGATGGTAAAACTATTGCTTCTTTTGAATATAATTCTAATATTACTAAAAAAGTGGTAGAAGCTGCCCATGCTATGGGAGTTTCGGTAGAAGGTGAATTAGGGGTTTTAGGATCTTTAGAAACTGGTAAGGGTGATAAAGAAGACGGGCATGGAGCAGAAGGTGTTCTTGCTAGAGAACAACTATTAACCGATCCTAAACAAGCCGCAGAATTTGTAAAAATCACAGGAGTAGATTCTTTAGCCGTAGCTATTGGTACTTCTCATGGTGCTTATAAATTTACTAAAAAACCAACAGGAGATATTCTAGCTATTGATAGAATTGCTGAAATTGCTAAAGCTACTGGAGGAACTCATTTAGTAATGCATGGTTCATCATCAGTTCCACAAAAATATCAGGATATGATTAACGAATTTGGTGGTAAAATCCCTCAAACTTTTGGTGTCCCTGTAGAAGAGATCCAAAAAGGTATTAAAAGTGGTGTAAGGAAAGTAAACATAGATACCGACCTAAGAATGACCTGCACTGCCGTAATGCGAAAAGAATTCTTTCAAAATCCTTCAGACTTTGACCCTAGAAAATACTTAGGGGCGGCTATCAAGGCTATGCAAGAATTATGCGAGGAAAGGTATGAAGCCTTTTATGCTACTAATAAGATATCTTCATTTAAAGGAAAATCACTTCAAGAAATGATTCCATTTTATGAAAAGTAA
- a CDS encoding Phosphatidylglycerophosphatase A has product MNSFFNLPANFFNKKNKYLVVASLFGLGYFKYYPKIVTAFVVTLLAIVFGYFGNSLIVFLSALLIILSFFLVEQITKPSSLKFFVIDVATGQSLAIVIFPHNIPLMFLSFFIFSALTYFKPPFIINLIHASFKPNTAIIMDDIIIGFASLILSSLLAILI; this is encoded by the coding sequence ATGAATTCTTTTTTTAATTTACCAGCTAATTTCTTTAATAAAAAGAACAAATATCTTGTTGTAGCTTCCTTGTTTGGCTTAGGTTATTTTAAATATTACCCTAAAATTGTTACAGCTTTTGTGGTTACTTTATTAGCTATTGTTTTTGGCTATTTTGGTAATTCTCTTATTGTTTTCTTATCGGCTTTACTTATTATTTTATCTTTTTTTCTTGTAGAACAAATTACTAAACCTTCTTCTTTAAAGTTTTTTGTAATTGATGTAGCTACAGGGCAATCTCTTGCTATTGTTATTTTTCCTCATAATATACCGTTAATGTTCCTTTCTTTTTTTATTTTTTCGGCTCTTACTTATTTTAAGCCACCTTTTATTATTAATTTAATCCATGCTTCTTTTAAGCCTAATACGGCTATAATTATGGATGATATTATTATAGGTTTTGCATCACTTATTCTTTCTTCACTCTTAGCAATACTTATTTAG